Genomic DNA from Verrucomicrobiota bacterium:
GGCGCCGGGGTTCCTCGCTGATTCCAGTGGCCAACTTCTTGGAGTCATGAGATCGCCCCTTCCCCCTCACCCCGGCCCTCTCCCTTGGGGAGAGGGAGCATTGACCGCTGCGTCTCGAAGCGTCGAACGCCCCGGGTTGTCCTAGCGGGGATGCCTTTCCCCTCTCCCTGAGGGAGAGGGCCAGGGTGAGAGGGAAGGGGACGTTCGAAATCCACGACGCAGCCACTGAAGATAGCGCAGAACTGGCGCCGGTCGGAACACACGAGGGCGGCGTGCGCTCCCCGGTTCAACTCCATCGTTGCGGCGTCGCTTCGCGCGGCTAAGCTCCGCGCGTGATTCGCAACATTATCTTCGACTGGTCGGGGACCCTGGCCGATGATTTGCCCGCAGTTTGGAAGGCGACCAACGAGGTGTTCCGCCGCGCCGGTCTCGAAGAATGGACGCTGGAACGTTTCCGCGCCGAATTCTCCCTCCCGTTTACCGGCTTCTACAACCGATACACGCCTCACATTCCGTTGCCGCAACTCGAAGAATGGTTTCACGGACACTTCCGAACTGTGCAGGATTCCGTGAAGGAAATTCCGCACGCGCGGGAATTCCTGCAGCTTTGCCGGCAACGCGGCCTGCGCACGTTTCTCTTGAGCACGGTTCACGCCGATCATTTCGCGGCGCAAGCGGCTAGCACCGGTCTGGGCCCGTATCTCGACCGCGCTTACGTCGGCGTCTGGGACAAACGCGAGCGAATCAAAGAGGTGCTGGCTGAGAACCATCTGGACCCGCGGGAGACTCTTTTTGTCGGAGACATGCAACACGATATCGAAAGCGCCAAGCACGGCGGCGTTTTCTCGTGCGCCGTGCTCACGGGATACACGCACTTGGATCGGCTCCGCGCCAGCGCCCCGGATTTGATTGTCGAGCATCTCGGCGAACTCCGGGAAGTGCTGGAGCGGAGGAATTGGGAGCTTGAGATTGGCGCGGCAGGGTTGGCCGCGGCGTCCCCGGAATTGCCCATCACCACGGTCGGCGCGTTGATCTTTGATTCGGCCGGGCGGGTCCTGATGATTCGCACGCACAAATGGTCGAACCTCTGGGGTATTCCCGGCGGAAAGATCAAATTTGGCGAAACGGCTGACGACGCGCTGCGGCGCGAGCTCAAGGAAGAAACCAATCTGGATGTGACGCACATCCAGTTCGTCCTGGTTCAAGAGTGCATTCACTCCCGGGAGTTTTACCGTCCCGCGCATTTCATACTCCTGAATTACACCTGCCGTTGCGCGGGCGAGCCGGCGGTGGTGCTGAATGGCGAAGCGCAGGAATTTCAATGGGTCTCCGTCGCCGACGCCATGAAACTTGACCTGAATCAGCCGACGCGAAAGCTGCTCAACGCTGTGCGCAGCAGCCAGCATGAGTTAGCTCAGCCGTAACCATCAGGATGAAGCGCCAATCGCCCTCACCCCAGCCCTCTCCCCCATGAGAGGGAGAGACTTTTCTGCGCCGCTGGTTCGGCCACCGATCGGGGACCTTTTTCAGCGGGGGAAATGACCGTTCCCTCTCCTGGGGGAGAGGGCTAGGGTGAGGGCGATTCACCAATTCCCATTGAAATAGAAACGGCTTAGTGGCTCTAGCTAATGGACACAATTATTATCCAGGATCTGGCGGTTCTCTACCGCGTCGGGGCGCCGGATGCGGAACGCGCGACGCCTCAGAAGCTCCTGATCACGGTGGAATTGGGCTGCGACTTCTCGCGCGCGGCGGCGGCCGATGACTTGAAGCACACGATCGATTACCACGCCGTGTGCAACCGGCTGCTCGGTTTGGGAGAAGGACGCAAATGGAAATTGATCGAGACGCTGGCCGTCGAAATCGCCGAGTTGATGCTGGCTGAATTCGGCGCGCGGACGGCATCGGTCGAAGTGAAGAAATTCATCTTGCCCGACCCTCGCCATGTGGCGGTGCGCGTGACGCGGAGCCGTTCAGTTTAGTCTTGGAACTCGTTTGTGTTCCCGATAGCCAGTCTTGCGCTGCCACTTGTTATGAAATGCACTTCATTTGCGAGCGTGCCTTGGTCTGGAGCGTTCGCTCGGTTTGCCGGGATTGCGGCCATGAGCTTCCAACTCTCTGGCCTGGCGCAGCCGGATCCGTCCTGGAGGATTCACGACACTTCACGGCCGCGCCCGCCGGTCGTCCAGCCTGGAACACCCGGCACGCCGGAACATCCCGGACGGCCGCCTTCGGATGCGATTGTTTTGTTCGATGGGAAGGATCTGAGCCCGTGGTGCAGCCTCGACGGCAGCCCGCCCAAATGGACCGCGCGCGACGGTTGCCTGGAATGCGTCAAAGACAGTGGATACATTCGCACGTTGCAGAATTTTGGCGATTGCCAGCTCCACATCGAATGGGCCGCGCCGGCGCCCCCGAAAGGACAAGGGCAGGGCCGTGGAAACAGCGGCGTCTTCTTGATGGGCCTTTACGAAGTCCAGGTGCTCGATTCTCACGGAAACGCGACCTATGCCGACGGATACGCCGGCGCGATTTACGCGCAGTATCCGCCCCTGGCCAATGCGGCGCTTCCGGCAGGCCAATGGCAAACCTACGACATCATTTTCACGCGGCCACGCTTCAACGAGAACGGAGAACTGGTTTCCCCGGCACGGCTCACCGTGTTGCACAACGGCGTTCTGGTCCAAAACCATGCCGCGCTTTCAGGGCCGACCGGTTGGATGAAACGCGCGCCGTATCGCCCGCACCCGGACAAATTGCCGCTTTCGCTTCAAGACCATGGCAATCCGGTCCGCTACCGGAATATCTGGATTCGAGATCTGGAAGACGCGGGCCAACGGGAGTTTACCTACTCTACGAATGTTCTCGACCGCTACGTGGGGAAATATCGGTCGGGCGACGATTTGACGATCACGATTTCGCGGGCCGAATCCCAGCTCACGGCGCGATTCCAGTCGCCGGGAAAGGACAATTCGTTTGCCTTGTTCGCCGAATCGCCGGCGGCCTTCTTCATGAAATCGGTCGATACGCGGCTCCTATTCCAAACAAACGCCGCCGGCGTGGCCGATGGAATCACCCTCCACATCGGCGGGGAACGGCGCACGGCCAAACCGCTGCGGTAGAAGCCCAGCGCCCCGGCCGCGCAGGGGAGTTCAAAGTTTAAGGTTCAAAGTTTTCAACCACTTTAACCCATTCACCACCATTTAACTCATTTAACTCTCGCCCGTTGCAACGCTGTAACGTTGTAACGATTTCTGTTTTGCGGCACACTGGCCTATGTGAAAATCATCACTGACGAACGTTGCACGACCTATTCCTCGCCGGGCCACCCGGAGCGGCCCGCCCGCATCAGCAAAACCCTCGAACGGCTCCGCAGCCAGACTGATCTCGCCCTCAGCTGGGCCGAACCCCTGCCGGTTGAGGAAGAAATCCTGACCCGCGCCCATTCCATGGAACACCTCGAACGAGTGAAGTCCGCCGCCCATGATTTTGACGGAGACACTCCGGCGCACCCGAAGATTTACGAGCACGCGTGCCGTTCGGTGGGCGGCGCGTTGCAGGCATTGAAGGCGGCGCGCAATGGCGAAGTCGCTTTCACTTTACTGCGCCCGCCCGGCCACCACGCGACGCGCGACCGGGCCATGGGTTTTTGCTATTTAAGCACAATCGCGATCACGGCTCTCGAAGCGCGGGCGACCGGCACCGCCAACGTCGCCGTGTATGATTTCGACGTGCACCACGGGAATGGCACCGAAGCGATCCTGGTCGATCATCCGCACACCGCCTTTTACTCGATCCACCAGCATCCGTGTTATCCGGGGACGGGGACAAAAGACGTCGGCAGCAATTGCTTCAATTACCCGGTCGCGCCCCGAACCCCGCGGGAGGAGTATCGAAAAGTCCTGGCTCGCGCGCTGGAGGACTTGAAGAAGTTCAAACCCAATTTGGTGCTGGTCTCAGCCGGGTTCGACGCTTATGCCCGCGATCCGATAGCGCAGGAAACCCTGGAAGCCGAGGACTTCCATTGGCTGGGGGAATCGATCCGCAAACTCGGCATTCCCGCGTTGAGCCTGCTGGAGGGCGGTTACAGCAGCGATTTGCCGGACTTGATTCTGGCTTATTTGAAAGGGCTGATGGCGAAGTAAACAAAATGGGCCGGCGTCGTACCGGCCCACTTGGCGTCTGTAATCTGTTTGGCTTCGCGGCTATTTCTTCTCCGCGACGCCGAGATCCTTCAACTTCGAGGCGATATCGGCGCCGTGGGATTTGGTGCTCACCTTCGTGTCGATGTGGAGGATTTTGCCGTCTTTGCCGATGTAGAAGGTCCAACGTTCGGGAACGTTCCGTTGGTCGTGAATGACGCCGTAGGCGCGCCCCACGTCCTTGCTGGCGTCGGCCAAGATCGGGTAATCCGCATTCAGCGATTCCGCGAAGGCTTTGATTCCTTTTTCTCCGTCGATCGGATCACAACTGGCGGTAAAATAGGCGACGTCGAACTTGCGGATTTCTGCGCCGCTCTCACGGAGCGACTTGCACTCGGCCGTTCAGCCACCCGTAAAAACTTTTGGAAACCAGGCCAGAACGACGGCTTTCTTGCCCCTGAAGTCGGAGAGCTTGTACGTCTTGCCGTCGCTTCCGGGAAGATCGAAGTTCGGGGCCGGATCGCCCACTTTCAAGGGTTCACCCGCCCGGGCTGCGGGAGCGCCGCCACCCAGCCAGGCCGCCATACAAATCGTGATGC
This window encodes:
- a CDS encoding peroxiredoxin, with product MSITICMAAWLGGGAPAARAGEPLKVGDPAPNFDLPGSDGKTYKLSDFRGKKAVVLAWFPKVFTGGUTAECKSLRESGAEIRKFDVAYFTASCDPIDGEKGIKAFAESLNADYPILADASKDVGRAYGVIHDQRNVPERWTFYIGKDGKILHIDTKVSTKSHGADIASKLKDLGVAEKK
- a CDS encoding DUF1080 domain-containing protein → MKCTSFASVPWSGAFARFAGIAAMSFQLSGLAQPDPSWRIHDTSRPRPPVVQPGTPGTPEHPGRPPSDAIVLFDGKDLSPWCSLDGSPPKWTARDGCLECVKDSGYIRTLQNFGDCQLHIEWAAPAPPKGQGQGRGNSGVFLMGLYEVQVLDSHGNATYADGYAGAIYAQYPPLANAALPAGQWQTYDIIFTRPRFNENGELVSPARLTVLHNGVLVQNHAALSGPTGWMKRAPYRPHPDKLPLSLQDHGNPVRYRNIWIRDLEDAGQREFTYSTNVLDRYVGKYRSGDDLTITISRAESQLTARFQSPGKDNSFALFAESPAAFFMKSVDTRLLFQTNAAGVADGITLHIGGERRTAKPLR
- a CDS encoding dihydroneopterin aldolase — translated: MDTIIIQDLAVLYRVGAPDAERATPQKLLITVELGCDFSRAAAADDLKHTIDYHAVCNRLLGLGEGRKWKLIETLAVEIAELMLAEFGARTASVEVKKFILPDPRHVAVRVTRSRSV
- a CDS encoding histone deacetylase, yielding MKIITDERCTTYSSPGHPERPARISKTLERLRSQTDLALSWAEPLPVEEEILTRAHSMEHLERVKSAAHDFDGDTPAHPKIYEHACRSVGGALQALKAARNGEVAFTLLRPPGHHATRDRAMGFCYLSTIAITALEARATGTANVAVYDFDVHHGNGTEAILVDHPHTAFYSIHQHPCYPGTGTKDVGSNCFNYPVAPRTPREEYRKVLARALEDLKKFKPNLVLVSAGFDAYARDPIAQETLEAEDFHWLGESIRKLGIPALSLLEGGYSSDLPDLILAYLKGLMAK
- a CDS encoding NUDIX domain-containing protein, whose protein sequence is MIRNIIFDWSGTLADDLPAVWKATNEVFRRAGLEEWTLERFRAEFSLPFTGFYNRYTPHIPLPQLEEWFHGHFRTVQDSVKEIPHAREFLQLCRQRGLRTFLLSTVHADHFAAQAASTGLGPYLDRAYVGVWDKRERIKEVLAENHLDPRETLFVGDMQHDIESAKHGGVFSCAVLTGYTHLDRLRASAPDLIVEHLGELREVLERRNWELEIGAAGLAAASPELPITTVGALIFDSAGRVLMIRTHKWSNLWGIPGGKIKFGETADDALRRELKEETNLDVTHIQFVLVQECIHSREFYRPAHFILLNYTCRCAGEPAVVLNGEAQEFQWVSVADAMKLDLNQPTRKLLNAVRSSQHELAQP